A genomic segment from Nodularia sphaerocarpa UHCC 0038 encodes:
- the rplF gene encoding 50S ribosomal protein L6 — protein sequence MSRIGKQPITIPAKVEVTIDGPKVLVKGPKGQLSRTLSANVIVSQEGEILNVTRRDETRVSRQMHGLSRTLVANMVEGVSQGFKRRLEIQGVGYRAQLQGRNLVLNIGYSHQVHIVPPDGVEFVVETNTSIVVSGYDKEIVGNTAAKIRAVRPPEPYKGKGIRYAGEVVRRKAGKTGKSGKK from the coding sequence ATGTCTCGTATTGGTAAACAACCAATTACTATTCCCGCCAAAGTGGAAGTGACAATTGATGGTCCCAAAGTTTTGGTGAAAGGCCCCAAAGGGCAACTTTCTCGCACTTTGTCAGCCAATGTCATTGTCTCCCAAGAAGGGGAAATATTAAATGTCACCCGTCGTGATGAAACCCGTGTCTCTCGCCAAATGCACGGTTTAAGCCGTACCTTGGTCGCTAACATGGTCGAGGGAGTTTCCCAAGGCTTTAAGCGTCGCTTGGAAATTCAAGGTGTAGGTTATCGCGCCCAACTTCAAGGACGTAACCTAGTTTTGAATATTGGTTACAGCCATCAAGTGCATATTGTGCCACCAGACGGAGTTGAGTTTGTTGTAGAAACTAACACAAGCATCGTCGTCAGTGGTTACGACAAAGAAATAGTAGGTAACACAGCAGCGAAGATCCGCGCCGTTCGTCCCCCAGAACCATACAAAGGTAAAGGGATTCGTTATGCCGGTGAAGTGGTCAGACGCAAGGCTGGTAAGACTGGTAAGAGTGGTAAGAAGTAA
- the rpsE gene encoding 30S ribosomal protein S5 translates to MATGRRKANRTKKEETTWQERVIQIRRVSKVVKGGKKLSFRAIVVVGNERGQVGVGVGKASDVIGAVKKGVADGKKHLIDIPMTKSNSIPHPIDGVGGGAKVMMRPAAPGTGVIAGGAVRTVLELAGVRNILAKQLGSNNPLNNARAAVNALSTLRTLSEVAEDRGIPIEKLYI, encoded by the coding sequence ATGGCAACTGGTCGTCGTAAAGCGAACCGCACAAAAAAAGAAGAAACTACCTGGCAAGAGCGAGTCATCCAAATCCGCCGGGTGAGCAAGGTCGTCAAGGGAGGTAAAAAACTTAGCTTCCGGGCGATTGTGGTCGTCGGTAATGAACGTGGTCAAGTTGGTGTCGGAGTAGGCAAAGCCTCAGATGTTATCGGTGCTGTTAAAAAAGGCGTAGCCGATGGCAAAAAACATCTGATTGACATCCCTATGACCAAATCTAACTCCATTCCTCATCCTATTGATGGTGTGGGTGGCGGTGCTAAGGTGATGATGCGTCCTGCTGCCCCTGGTACTGGGGTAATTGCGGGTGGTGCGGTTCGGACTGTCTTGGAATTGGCAGGAGTTCGTAACATCTTGGCCAAGCAACTTGGTTCCAACAATCCACTCAACAATGCTAGAGCCGCAGTGAATGCCTTATCTACACTACGTACTCTTTCGGAAGTGGCTGAAGACCGGGGTATTCCTATTGAAAAACTCTACATTTAG
- the rpmC gene encoding 50S ribosomal protein L29 yields the protein MPLPKISEAREFSDEQLVEEILAVKKQLFQLRLQKATRQLEKPHQFRHARHRLSQLLTVETERKHSSKSTD from the coding sequence ATGCCTCTTCCCAAGATTTCAGAAGCTAGAGAATTCAGCGACGAGCAGCTGGTTGAGGAAATTCTCGCTGTTAAAAAACAACTGTTTCAGTTGCGCTTGCAAAAAGCGACAAGACAACTAGAAAAGCCTCACCAGTTCCGACACGCCCGACATCGCCTATCCCAATTGCTGACTGTCGAGACTGAACGTAAGCACAGCAGCAAGTCAACCGACTAA
- the rplB gene encoding 50S ribosomal protein L2: MGTRSYRPYTPSTRQVTVSDFAEITKSKPEKSLTEYVHRPKGRNNQGRITSRRRGGGHKQMYRIIDFKRDKRNIPAQVIAIEYDPNRNARIALVLYQDGEKRYILHPNKLPVGATIIAGPDSPFEDGNALPLLNIPLGTSVHNVELTPGKGGQIVRAAGANAQVVAKEGQYVTLKLPSGEVRMIRRECYATIGQVGNTDARNLSAGKAGRNRWKGRRPKVRGSVMNPVDHPHGGGEGRAPIGRPGPVTPWGKPTLGAKTRKPKKASSKLIVRRRRKSSKRGRGGRQS; the protein is encoded by the coding sequence ATGGGTACTCGTTCTTATCGTCCTTATACCCCTAGTACACGCCAAGTTACTGTTTCCGACTTTGCCGAAATTACCAAATCAAAGCCGGAAAAATCTTTAACAGAATACGTGCATCGCCCCAAAGGTCGTAACAACCAAGGGCGCATCACTAGCCGTCGTCGGGGTGGCGGACACAAACAAATGTACCGGATCATTGACTTTAAACGGGATAAACGTAATATTCCCGCCCAAGTCATAGCCATTGAATATGATCCCAACCGGAATGCGCGCATTGCCCTTGTGTTATATCAAGATGGCGAAAAGCGTTACATTCTTCACCCCAATAAGTTGCCAGTGGGTGCAACAATTATTGCGGGTCCCGATTCTCCCTTTGAAGATGGCAATGCTTTGCCACTTTTGAATATTCCCTTGGGTACAAGCGTACACAACGTAGAACTAACACCTGGTAAAGGCGGACAAATTGTCCGGGCTGCTGGTGCTAACGCTCAAGTTGTAGCCAAAGAAGGTCAGTATGTCACACTGAAATTACCTTCGGGAGAAGTACGGATGATTCGGCGCGAATGCTACGCCACCATCGGACAAGTAGGTAACACCGACGCGAGAAACTTGAGTGCGGGTAAAGCCGGACGTAATCGTTGGAAGGGTCGCCGTCCGAAGGTTAGAGGTAGCGTCATGAACCCCGTGGATCACCCACATGGTGGTGGTGAGGGTAGAGCGCCTATTGGTAGACCAGGCCCTGTAACACCTTGGGGTAAACCTACTTTGGGTGCGAAGACACGCAAACCCAAGAAAGCCAGCAGCAAATTGATCGTACGTCGCCGCCGTAAATCTTCTAAACGCGGTCGTGGTGGTCGTCAATCATAG
- the rpsS gene encoding 30S ribosomal protein S19: MGRSLKKGPFVADHLLTKIEKLNAKNEKQVIKTWSRASTILPLMIGHTIAVHNGRQHVPVFVNEQMVGHKLGEFAPTRTYRGHGKSDKKAGR; encoded by the coding sequence ATGGGTCGTTCTTTAAAAAAAGGGCCTTTTGTGGCCGATCACTTGCTGACCAAGATTGAAAAGCTCAACGCTAAAAACGAAAAGCAAGTAATCAAAACTTGGTCGAGAGCTTCGACAATTTTGCCCTTAATGATAGGTCATACCATCGCTGTTCACAACGGTCGTCAACACGTTCCGGTTTTTGTGAACGAGCAAATGGTAGGACACAAGTTAGGAGAGTTCGCCCCCACACGTACCTATAGAGGTCATGGGAAGAGTGATAAAAAAGCAGGGAGATAG
- the rplO gene encoding 50S ribosomal protein L15, protein MRLNDVKPQKGSKKRRRRVARGISAGQGASAGLGMRGQKSRSGSGTRPGFEGGQQPLYRRVPKLKGFPVVNRKVYTTINVEKLASLPADTEVTLAFLREAGILTAAKGPLKVLGNGELNVSLKVQAAAFTGQARSKIEAAGGSCEVL, encoded by the coding sequence ATGAGACTCAACGATGTTAAGCCCCAAAAAGGTTCAAAGAAACGCCGACGCCGCGTAGCTAGGGGTATTTCCGCAGGTCAAGGCGCTAGTGCTGGTTTAGGTATGAGAGGTCAAAAATCTCGTTCTGGTAGCGGAACCAGACCTGGTTTTGAAGGTGGTCAACAACCATTGTACCGCCGAGTACCTAAGCTCAAGGGCTTTCCCGTGGTGAATCGGAAAGTTTACACTACGATTAATGTAGAGAAACTAGCTTCCCTTCCTGCTGATACAGAAGTAACTTTGGCTTTCCTCAGAGAGGCAGGAATCTTAACTGCTGCTAAGGGTCCATTGAAAGTTTTGGGCAACGGCGAATTGAATGTATCCCTAAAGGTACAAGCAGCAGCTTTTACAGGACAAGCTCGGAGCAAAATTGAAGCAGCTGGTGGTAGTTGCGAAGTTTTATAA
- the rplV gene encoding 50S ribosomal protein L22, producing MAIDTTEVKAIARYIRISPYKVRRVLDQIRGRSYREALIILEFMPYRACEPILKLLRSAAANAEHNAGLDRTNLVITQAYANQGPVLKRFQPRAQGRAYQIRKPTCHITVAVADATAE from the coding sequence ATGGCTATTGATACTACTGAAGTTAAGGCGATCGCTCGTTATATCCGCATCTCTCCCTACAAAGTGCGTCGTGTCCTCGACCAAATTAGAGGGCGTTCTTACCGGGAAGCACTAATTATATTGGAATTCATGCCCTATCGAGCCTGTGAACCAATATTGAAGCTTCTCAGAAGTGCCGCCGCTAATGCCGAGCATAATGCTGGTTTAGACCGGACAAATCTGGTAATTACTCAGGCTTATGCCAATCAAGGTCCAGTGCTAAAACGGTTTCAACCCAGAGCGCAAGGGCGAGCTTATCAAATTCGCAAGCCAACGTGTCATATCACTGTGGCTGTAGCTGATGCTACTGCTGAATAA
- a CDS encoding 50S ribosomal protein L23, which produces MPKFDPRNLADLVRRPIVTEKATILMEQNKYTFEVAPKATKPQIKAAIEGLFEVKIVKINTMMPPRKQRRVGKFVGYKPQYKRAIVTVAPGDEEKIRQVLFPEV; this is translated from the coding sequence GTGCCTAAGTTTGACCCCCGCAACCTTGCCGACTTAGTGCGTCGCCCCATAGTGACTGAAAAGGCGACAATCCTGATGGAGCAAAATAAATATACATTTGAAGTGGCTCCCAAGGCCACCAAGCCACAAATAAAAGCGGCAATTGAAGGCTTATTTGAAGTCAAAATTGTCAAAATTAATACCATGATGCCACCACGCAAACAGCGTCGTGTTGGTAAATTCGTTGGTTACAAACCCCAATACAAGCGAGCTATCGTCACTGTAGCCCCTGGGGATGAAGAGAAAATTAGACAAGTTCTATTCCCAGAGGTATAA
- the rplD gene encoding 50S ribosomal protein L4 → MVESVVKNWQGEQVGETTFELRVAKESTASHIVHRALVRQMTNSRQGTASTKTRSEVRGGGRKPWRQKGTGRARAGSIRSPLWRGGGVIFGPKPRDYNQKLNRKERRLALRTALVSRAEDLIVVQDFSNELSRPKTKELVAALARWGAAPENKALLIMPAISSEDNVYLSARNIQNLKLIAADQLNVYDLLHADKIVITASALAKIQEVYSA, encoded by the coding sequence ATGGTTGAAAGCGTAGTAAAAAATTGGCAAGGAGAGCAAGTCGGCGAGACGACCTTTGAATTAAGAGTTGCTAAAGAATCAACAGCATCTCATATCGTGCATAGAGCCTTGGTCAGACAAATGACCAACTCTCGCCAAGGAACTGCAAGTACAAAAACTCGTTCCGAAGTCAGAGGTGGTGGTCGTAAACCTTGGCGGCAAAAAGGCACCGGTCGCGCTCGTGCAGGGTCTATTCGTTCACCACTGTGGCGTGGTGGTGGTGTCATCTTTGGACCAAAACCCAGAGACTATAACCAAAAATTAAACCGCAAAGAACGACGTTTAGCACTGCGAACCGCATTAGTTAGTCGTGCCGAAGATTTGATCGTAGTACAAGACTTTAGTAACGAATTATCCCGCCCCAAAACCAAAGAATTAGTCGCAGCACTAGCTCGTTGGGGAGCAGCACCAGAAAATAAGGCATTGTTAATTATGCCGGCAATTTCCTCTGAGGATAACGTTTATCTGTCAGCCCGCAATATCCAAAACTTAAAGTTAATTGCAGCCGACCAGCTAAATGTTTACGATTTGCTGCACGCTGACAAAATTGTGATTACAGCATCAGCTTTAGCTAAAATTCAGGAGGTCTATAGTGCCTAA
- the rplN gene encoding 50S ribosomal protein L14, producing MIQTQTYLNVADNSGAKKIMCIRVLGGGNRRYGFIGDRIIAVVKDAIPNMAVKKSDVIEAVIVRTRHSIRRDSGMTIRFDDNAAVIINKDGNPRGTRVFGPVARELREKSFTKIVSLAPEVL from the coding sequence GTGATTCAAACCCAGACTTACCTGAATGTCGCAGATAATAGCGGTGCCAAAAAAATTATGTGCATCCGTGTATTAGGTGGTGGCAACAGACGTTATGGTTTCATCGGCGACAGAATTATTGCCGTTGTTAAAGATGCCATTCCTAACATGGCCGTGAAAAAGTCAGATGTAATCGAAGCCGTGATTGTTCGCACCCGTCACAGCATCCGCCGTGATAGTGGTATGACCATTCGCTTTGACGATAACGCTGCCGTGATCATCAACAAAGATGGTAATCCCAGAGGTACACGGGTTTTTGGCCCAGTTGCCCGCGAATTACGTGAAAAGAGCTTCACCAAAATTGTTTCTCTGGCTCCGGAGGTACTGTAA
- the rplX gene encoding 50S ribosomal protein L24: MANRKEKPKVFYKMHVKTGDTVQVIAGKDKGKVGEIVQALPQLSKVIIKGVNMKTKHVKPQQEGESGKIVTQEFPIHSSNVMLYSSKQNVTSRVCYTFTAEGKKVRMLKKTGEILNN; the protein is encoded by the coding sequence ATGGCAAACCGCAAGGAAAAGCCGAAAGTATTCTATAAAATGCACGTCAAAACTGGCGATACCGTGCAAGTAATTGCAGGTAAAGACAAAGGCAAAGTTGGAGAAATAGTTCAAGCACTACCTCAACTGAGCAAAGTCATTATCAAAGGTGTCAACATGAAGACGAAGCACGTGAAACCCCAGCAAGAAGGGGAATCAGGTAAAATCGTCACCCAGGAATTTCCCATCCATAGTTCCAACGTGATGTTATACTCCAGCAAGCAAAACGTCACCAGTCGTGTTTGTTACACCTTCACCGCAGAAGGTAAGAAAGTGAGAATGCTCAAGAAAACAGGCGAAATTCTCAATAACTAG
- the rplR gene encoding 50S ribosomal protein L18, translating to MKLTRRESKQRRHRRVRNKVQGTLARPRLAVFRSNEHIYAQVIDDTQHHTLVAASTLEPELKSNSATGATCDASAQVGKLIAVRLLEKGITQVVFDRGGNLYHGRIKALADAAREAGLDF from the coding sequence ATGAAACTTACTCGTAGAGAATCAAAACAGCGTCGCCATCGGCGCGTTCGTAATAAAGTTCAAGGAACCCTAGCACGTCCGCGTTTAGCCGTGTTTCGTTCCAACGAACATATTTACGCTCAAGTAATTGACGATACTCAGCATCACACATTAGTAGCAGCCTCGACGCTGGAACCAGAGTTGAAATCTAATTCAGCTACAGGTGCTACTTGTGACGCATCAGCGCAAGTCGGCAAGTTGATAGCAGTGCGATTGTTAGAAAAAGGCATTACCCAAGTAGTCTTTGATCGCGGTGGCAACTTATATCATGGTCGTATCAAAGCTTTAGCTGATGCAGCCCGCGAAGCTGGTTTAGATTTCTAA
- the rpsC gene encoding 30S ribosomal protein S3: MGQKIHPVGFRLGITREHQSRWFAIPERYPELLQEDYKLRQYIEQKLGKLAQNNAGISEVRIERKADQIDLEVRTARPGVVVGRGGQGIESLRIGLQEVLGGNRQIRINVVEVQKVDADASLIGEYIAQQLERRVSFRRVVRQAIQRAQRAGVQGIKIQVSGRLNGAEIARTEWTREGRVPLHTLRADIDYAYCTAKTIYGILGIKVWVFKGEIIPGQEETPAPPSTRDRGDRDREREPRRRQQQRRRQQFEDRSNEG; this comes from the coding sequence GTGGGACAGAAGATTCATCCAGTTGGTTTTCGCCTGGGTATTACGCGTGAGCATCAATCTCGTTGGTTTGCAATTCCTGAGCGCTATCCAGAACTTTTACAAGAAGACTACAAACTGCGTCAGTACATAGAACAAAAGCTGGGTAAACTGGCTCAAAACAACGCCGGCATTTCCGAAGTCAGAATTGAGCGCAAAGCCGATCAAATTGACTTAGAAGTACGCACAGCTAGACCTGGTGTAGTTGTCGGTCGTGGTGGACAAGGTATTGAATCACTGCGGATTGGACTACAAGAAGTGCTGGGTGGTAATCGCCAAATTCGCATCAACGTAGTCGAAGTTCAAAAAGTTGATGCTGATGCTTCCCTGATTGGCGAATACATTGCTCAACAGTTGGAACGACGTGTTTCGTTTCGGCGGGTAGTACGCCAAGCCATTCAGCGCGCTCAACGTGCTGGTGTTCAAGGCATCAAAATTCAAGTCAGTGGTCGCCTCAACGGTGCAGAAATTGCCCGGACAGAGTGGACTCGTGAAGGTAGAGTACCTTTACATACCTTACGGGCTGATATTGACTACGCTTACTGCACAGCCAAAACAATTTACGGGATTCTGGGCATTAAAGTATGGGTGTTCAAGGGAGAAATTATCCCCGGACAGGAAGAAACTCCAGCCCCACCCAGTACACGCGATCGCGGCGACCGAGACCGCGAACGTGAACCTCGTCGTCGTCAACAACAACGCCGTCGTCAGCAATTTGAAGACCGTTCTAACGAAGGATAG
- the rplC gene encoding 50S ribosomal protein L3, whose amino-acid sequence MSVGILGTKLGMTQVFDESGVSIPVTVVQAGPCTVTQVKTKQTDGYSAIQLGYGEVKPKALNRPLLGHLAKSSAPALRHLNEYHTDSPSDYALGQELKADIFTEGQIVDVVGTSIGRGFAGNQKRNNFSRGPMSHGSKNHRAPGSIGAGTTPGRVYPGKRMAGRLGGTRVTIRKLTVVRVDLERNLLLIKGAIPGKPGSLVNILPAKKVGK is encoded by the coding sequence GTGTCTGTAGGTATTCTCGGCACCAAACTGGGCATGACCCAAGTCTTTGACGAATCAGGAGTATCCATTCCTGTCACCGTAGTTCAAGCCGGTCCATGCACTGTTACACAAGTTAAAACAAAACAGACCGACGGTTATAGCGCCATCCAACTTGGTTATGGTGAAGTAAAACCCAAGGCGCTGAATAGACCTCTGCTGGGTCACTTGGCAAAATCATCTGCACCAGCTTTGCGTCATTTAAACGAATATCACACAGATAGCCCTAGTGACTATGCTTTAGGTCAAGAACTCAAAGCAGATATTTTTACTGAAGGTCAAATTGTCGATGTAGTCGGTACCAGTATTGGTCGTGGTTTTGCGGGCAACCAAAAGCGCAACAACTTCAGCCGTGGTCCCATGTCACATGGTTCAAAAAACCATAGAGCGCCGGGTTCCATTGGTGCAGGTACAACCCCCGGTCGTGTTTATCCCGGTAAACGGATGGCAGGGCGTTTGGGTGGAACCCGCGTGACAATTCGCAAGTTGACAGTGGTACGAGTAGACCTCGAACGCAACTTATTGCTAATTAAAGGAGCCATTCCTGGTAAACCGGGGTCCTTAGTGAATATTCTGCCTGCAAAGAAAGTTGGTAAGTAG
- the rplE gene encoding 50S ribosomal protein L5 has translation MPTTRLKNLYQETIVPKLTNQFQYTNVHQVPKVIKITINRGLGEAAQNAKSLEASLNEIAVITGQKPVVTRAKKAIAGFKIREGMPVGIMVTLRGERMYAFLDRLISLSLPRIRDFRGISPKSFDGRGNYTLGVREQLIFPEVEYDSIDQIRGMDISIITTAKNDEEGRALLKEMGMPFRDQ, from the coding sequence ATGCCGACAACCAGACTCAAAAACTTATACCAAGAGACAATCGTCCCTAAACTGACTAATCAGTTTCAATACACCAATGTACATCAAGTACCAAAGGTGATTAAGATTACGATTAACCGAGGTTTAGGCGAAGCGGCTCAAAATGCTAAGTCGCTAGAAGCGTCTTTAAATGAAATTGCGGTAATCACTGGTCAAAAACCAGTAGTGACGCGGGCAAAAAAGGCGATCGCTGGCTTTAAAATTCGTGAGGGGATGCCCGTAGGCATTATGGTAACTCTCCGAGGCGAACGAATGTATGCTTTTCTGGACAGATTAATTAGCCTATCATTACCCAGAATTAGAGACTTTCGGGGCATTAGTCCTAAAAGTTTTGACGGCCGTGGTAACTACACTCTGGGTGTTAGAGAACAGCTAATTTTTCCAGAAGTCGAGTACGACAGCATCGACCAAATCCGTGGTATGGATATTTCCATCATCACAACAGCGAAAAACGACGAAGAGGGTCGCGCCTTACTAAAAGAAATGGGAATGCCCTTTCGCGATCAATAA
- the rpsQ gene encoding 30S ribosomal protein S17, whose amino-acid sequence MAIKERVGLVVSDKMQKTVVVAIENRSPHPKYGKIMVKTRRYKVHDEENQCKVGDRVRIQETRPLSKTKRWQVKDILNTKATM is encoded by the coding sequence ATGGCAATCAAAGAACGAGTCGGCTTGGTCGTGAGCGACAAAATGCAAAAAACTGTAGTAGTTGCTATAGAAAATCGCTCTCCCCACCCCAAGTACGGCAAAATCATGGTTAAAACTCGTCGTTATAAAGTCCACGACGAAGAGAATCAATGCAAAGTCGGCGATCGCGTGCGGATTCAAGAAACTAGACCTTTGAGTAAAACCAAACGCTGGCAAGTCAAAGACATCTTGAATACTAAAGCCACAATGTAA
- the rplP gene encoding 50S ribosomal protein L16, protein MLSPRRTKFRKQQRGRMQGLATRGCNIDFGDFALQAQEPSWITARQIEASRRAMTRYIRRGGQIWIRIFPDKPITMRAAETRMGSGKGNPEYWVAVVKPGRIMFEIAGVTEEIAREAMRLAANKLPIKTKFIVRSQPKEQE, encoded by the coding sequence ATGTTAAGTCCTAGAAGAACTAAATTCCGCAAACAACAGCGCGGACGGATGCAAGGCCTAGCTACCCGTGGCTGCAACATTGATTTTGGTGATTTTGCCCTGCAAGCTCAAGAACCATCTTGGATTACCGCCCGGCAAATTGAGGCCTCCCGTCGAGCAATGACCCGTTATATTCGCCGGGGTGGACAAATCTGGATTCGGATTTTTCCAGACAAACCAATCACCATGCGCGCAGCTGAAACCCGGATGGGTTCTGGTAAAGGTAATCCAGAATATTGGGTAGCCGTAGTTAAGCCAGGACGCATTATGTTTGAAATCGCTGGTGTTACCGAAGAAATCGCTCGTGAAGCGATGCGTTTGGCGGCAAATAAGCTACCGATTAAAACTAAGTTTATTGTGCGTTCTCAACCAAAGGAGCAGGAGTAG
- the rpsH gene encoding 30S ribosomal protein S8 produces MAANDTVADMLTRIRNANLARHQTTQVPATKMTRSIAKVLQEEGFVAEIAEAEEGIQRNLVISLKYKGKNRQPLITALKRVSKPGLRVYSTRKELPRVLGGIGIAIISTSSGIMTDREARRQSLGGEVLCYVW; encoded by the coding sequence ATGGCGGCTAACGATACAGTTGCAGATATGCTGACGCGCATCCGCAATGCCAACCTGGCAAGGCATCAAACAACACAAGTGCCAGCCACAAAAATGACTCGTAGTATTGCCAAAGTACTACAAGAGGAAGGTTTTGTTGCTGAAATTGCGGAAGCAGAAGAAGGGATTCAGAGGAATCTCGTGATTTCCCTGAAATACAAGGGTAAAAATCGTCAACCTTTAATCACCGCCTTAAAGCGAGTGAGTAAACCAGGTTTGCGCGTTTACTCCACCAGAAAAGAATTACCAAGGGTACTAGGTGGTATCGGCATTGCCATTATTTCTACATCCAGTGGCATCATGACTGACCGGGAAGCCCGTCGTCAGAGCTTGGGTGGTGAAGTACTTTGCTATGTTTGGTAG